A genomic stretch from Festucalex cinctus isolate MCC-2025b chromosome 13, RoL_Fcin_1.0, whole genome shotgun sequence includes:
- the LOC144032863 gene encoding histone H3.3A, which produces MARTKQTARKSTGGKAPRKQLATKAARKSAPSTGGVKKPHRYRPGTVALREIRRYQKSTELLIRKLPFQRLVREIAQDFKTDLRFQSAAIGALQEASEAYLVGLFEDTNLCAIHAKRVTIMPKDIQLARRIRGERA; this is translated from the exons ATGGCCCGTACCAAGCAGACTGCTCGTAAGTCCACAGGAGGCAAAGCTCCACGTAAACAGCTGGCAACAAAGGCTGCCCGTAAGAGTGCCCCTTCCACCGGAGGTGTGAAGAAGCCCCATCGCtacag gcctggTACCGTTGCTTTGCGTGAGATCCGTCGTTACCAGAAGTCCACCGAACTTCTGATCCGCAAGCTGCCCTTCCAACGCTTGGTGAGAGAAATCGCCCAGGACTTCAAGACGGACCTGCGTTTCCAGAGTGCAGCCATCGGCGCTCTGCAA GAGGCCAGCGAGGCTTACCTGGTGGGTCTGTTCGAGGACACCAACCTGTGTGCCATCCATGCCAAGCGTGTCACCATCATGCCCAAAGACATCCAGCTGGCACGCCGCATCCGTGGGGAGCGTGCTTAA
- the LOC144032864 gene encoding histone H3.3A, translated as MARTKQTARKSTGGKAPRKQLATKAARKSAPSTGGVKKPHRYRPGTVALREIRRYQKSTELLIRKLPFQRLVREIAQDFKTDLRFQSAAIGALQEASEAYLVGLFEDTNLCAIHAKRVTIMPKDIQLARRIRGERA; from the exons ATGGCCCGTACAAAGCAGACTGCTCGTAAGTCCACTGGAGGTAAAGCTCCCCGTAAGCAGCTGGCCACAAAGGCTGCCCGGAAGAGTGCTCCTTCCACTGGAGGTGTGAAGAAGCCCCATCGCTACAG GCCTGGGACCGTGGCTCTGCGTGAGATCCGTCGTTACCAGAAGTCTACCGAGCTTCTGATCCGCAAGCTGCCCTTCCAGCGCTTGGTGAGAGAAATCGCCCAGGACTTCAAGACGGATCTGCGTTTCCAGAGTGCAGCCATTGGCGCGCTGCAG GAGGCCAGTGAGGCCTACCTGGTTGGTCTGTTTGAGGACACCAACCTGTGTGCCATCCATGCCAAGCGTGTCACCATCATGCCCAAAGACATCCAGCTGGCACGTCGCATCCGTGGGGAACGTgcttaa